One bacterium DNA segment encodes these proteins:
- a CDS encoding 4Fe-4S binding protein, whose amino-acid sequence MRLRGILRFRVFSQILGVILPNAYLRGFFNKPHLYSGKAKAVILPILNCYACPSALTSCPAGALQHFSVIKTFPFYIFGVIAIFGAAVGRLFCGWVCPFGFLQDLLYKIKTPKVKLPSKYTFTKYIFLVLGVLLLPMIISDTVFCKICPQGALEAGIPQMLLNPELRPLAHTLYWTKIAILVFFITAFIFTKRPFCRYVCPVGALLSLFNSVSILRLTVDHHKCTLCGYCKLVCPVDIEVFRNPNSTDCIRCGLCTTCPENAVKFTTVFAPEENPKPALSDKI is encoded by the coding sequence ATGCGTCTTAGAGGCATATTAAGATTTAGAGTTTTTTCACAGATTTTAGGCGTAATTTTGCCTAACGCATATTTAAGAGGTTTTTTTAACAAGCCTCACCTTTACAGCGGAAAAGCGAAAGCAGTAATTTTACCGATTCTTAATTGTTATGCCTGTCCTTCAGCTTTGACGAGCTGTCCCGCCGGCGCCCTGCAACACTTCTCAGTAATAAAGACCTTTCCTTTCTACATTTTCGGCGTTATAGCGATTTTCGGCGCAGCAGTGGGAAGACTATTCTGCGGTTGGGTTTGCCCGTTCGGATTCCTCCAAGACCTGCTTTACAAAATAAAAACTCCGAAAGTAAAATTACCCAGCAAATACACTTTCACTAAATACATTTTCCTTGTTCTTGGCGTTCTGCTTCTGCCCATGATAATTTCGGACACGGTTTTCTGCAAAATCTGCCCTCAGGGAGCTCTCGAAGCTGGCATCCCTCAAATGTTGCTTAATCCCGAATTAAGACCGCTCGCTCACACTCTATACTGGACCAAAATAGCCATACTCGTATTTTTCATCACGGCTTTCATATTCACGAAAAGACCCTTTTGCAGGTATGTATGCCCGGTCGGAGCGCTTCTTTCACTTTTCAACAGCGTGAGCATACTAAGGCTTACGGTCGACCATCACAAGTGCACCCTCTGTGGTTACTGCAAATTGGTTTGTCCCGTCGATATAGAGGTATTCCGAAATCCCAACTCAACGGATTGTATAAGATGTGGACTGTGCACAACATGCCCTGAAAATGCAGTGAAATTCACAACCGTGTTTGCACCAGAGGAAAATCCCAAACCAGCATTAAGCGATAAAATATGA
- a CDS encoding integration host factor subunit beta: protein MTKADLVEIVAERTGFTKSDVHVICDTLLDTIKEVMSEGNNIEIRRFGTFKLKVRRARVARNPRSGATVRIGERVVPTFKPSNEFKKMIRITPDELKRKEKSIKER from the coding sequence ATGACCAAAGCAGATCTCGTAGAAATAGTTGCAGAACGGACGGGTTTTACAAAGTCAGATGTTCATGTAATATGTGACACTCTGCTGGACACCATAAAGGAGGTGATGTCTGAGGGTAATAATATAGAGATTCGTAGGTTTGGCACATTCAAGCTAAAGGTAAGGCGTGCTCGAGTGGCACGGAATCCGCGTTCTGGCGCTACTGTAAGAATCGGGGAAAGAGTAGTGCCTACATTCAAGCCCTCAAACGAGTTTAAAAAGATGATCAGGATCACCCCGGATGAGCTCAAGAGAAAAGAAAAGTCCATCAAGGAAAGGTAG
- a CDS encoding PHP domain-containing protein, with translation MKKYVDLHIHSLCSDGSYTPAQIVKRAKSYELSAIAITDHDTVACVAEGEKLAHEAGIEFIRGIEISTSSCSGRMHILGYFVDIESKKLGELIKRMQLARRERIKKICAKLTELGKPVDPELVLSMAKDVDSIGRPHVALAMIKLGHVSSVHEAFERYLGIGKPAYVPRWAPTPREAIDTIHQAHGLAVIAHCGVTQGCMESINEIINEGIDGIEAFYPFHNEITTKKLIEIARKHDLAITGGSDCHGTVRGEPLLGVFKVPYWVYEDLVKRHQLAKANT, from the coding sequence ATGAAAAAATATGTTGACCTTCACATCCATTCGCTGTGCTCCGACGGGAGCTATACACCCGCTCAAATAGTCAAACGGGCGAAATCCTATGAACTATCTGCTATAGCGATAACTGACCACGATACTGTGGCATGTGTCGCCGAAGGCGAAAAACTCGCTCACGAAGCGGGGATCGAGTTCATAAGAGGAATAGAAATATCCACCAGCAGTTGCAGTGGAAGAATGCACATCCTCGGATACTTTGTGGACATTGAATCAAAAAAGCTCGGTGAACTCATAAAACGGATGCAGCTCGCAAGGAGGGAAAGGATAAAAAAAATCTGCGCCAAACTTACCGAGCTCGGTAAACCCGTTGACCCCGAACTCGTTCTATCAATGGCTAAAGATGTGGACTCAATCGGAAGACCCCATGTAGCCTTGGCAATGATAAAACTCGGTCATGTCTCAAGCGTGCACGAGGCTTTCGAGCGTTATCTCGGCATAGGCAAACCAGCATATGTGCCACGGTGGGCACCCACACCCCGTGAGGCTATAGACACAATCCACCAAGCGCATGGACTTGCAGTCATCGCCCACTGCGGCGTTACACAGGGCTGTATGGAAAGTATAAACGAAATAATAAATGAAGGGATAGATGGGATAGAGGCTTTTTACCCATTTCACAACGAGATAACCACGAAAAAGCTTATTGAAATCGCCCGCAAGCACGACCTTGCCATAACAGGCGGCTCCGACTGTCACGGAACGGTGCGAGGCGAACCTTTGCTTGGTGTGTTTAAGGTGCCTTACTGGGTATATGAGGATTTAGTCAAAAGACACCAATTAGCGAAGGCAAACACATGA
- a CDS encoding cyclodeaminase/cyclohydrolase family protein has product MLLELRLDDFLRELSSKASVPGGGSVSAVTGAMAAALISMVCNLTTGNKEYADVEERIKGIVEKSENLRDELSKLVDKDADAFNDVIHAAKMPQETEEDKVLRHEAIQHALQKAALVPLKTMELSKDTLLLAREVAECGSKNAISDAGVAAILADAAIKAAKINVDINLASIEDAEFTDKIAKKCDDILAEIDGVLEECLEIVERKIYS; this is encoded by the coding sequence ATGCTTTTGGAACTAAGATTAGATGACTTTCTTCGCGAGCTCTCATCAAAAGCCAGCGTTCCTGGAGGTGGGAGCGTTTCCGCGGTAACCGGTGCTATGGCTGCTGCGCTTATATCTATGGTCTGCAATCTTACAACAGGCAATAAGGAGTATGCAGATGTCGAGGAGAGGATAAAAGGCATTGTGGAAAAGTCCGAGAACCTGCGCGATGAGCTTTCCAAACTCGTCGATAAGGATGCGGACGCCTTCAACGATGTTATTCACGCTGCAAAAATGCCGCAAGAGACCGAGGAGGACAAAGTGCTTCGCCACGAAGCCATTCAACACGCTCTCCAGAAAGCTGCTCTCGTTCCTCTCAAAACCATGGAACTCTCAAAGGATACTCTTCTTCTTGCGAGAGAGGTAGCCGAATGTGGCTCTAAAAACGCCATCTCGGACGCGGGAGTAGCGGCAATCCTTGCCGACGCAGCCATAAAAGCCGCAAAAATAAATGTGGACATCAACCTTGCGAGCATCGAGGATGCCGAATTCACCGACAAAATAGCAAAAAAATGCGACGACATACTCGCCGAGATAGATGGTGTCCTGGAGGAATGCCTCGAGATAGTGGAAAGAAAGATTTACAGCTAA
- a CDS encoding T9SS type A sorting domain-containing protein produces MKYFVKIAFILLLIFNIGSATRYVHNTGVVQLRVDDYAYGNFVEFRYSGYDSYDLLWRSFIAIKFGGWVTPYYGRANDDGVLYTSNFTQFQPLELEEIWNYDTIISPDSSDTTIDSTLAMAKSHYAFGIDAIGLRIDQWVESSTGLDSFIIVKWIISTPETLEDGNILVMFDFDVPDFDYDNDQVFTVPGHLAAGVRADTINPRSAGFAWLSHCDSCFLVNTIDWFEHGRNIDSLVKLMSGRFWEGSTYCTSPPCPPWLDNAAGDVGIGVVVHVPRIVPDKPETLKFAFIAADYPSGVIATVERLDTMKIEEKTIPKKQQLSLRVFPNPFNKALWINVPDECTRLDIIDGSGKVVGQLAPTGKHILWHPKGLPSGTYFIRAITNNGIFVVKAIYLK; encoded by the coding sequence ATGAAATACTTTGTCAAAATAGCATTCATACTGTTGCTAATTTTTAATATTGGCTCAGCGACAAGATATGTTCACAATACCGGTGTAGTTCAGCTGAGAGTTGACGACTATGCATATGGGAACTTCGTTGAGTTCAGATATTCGGGCTACGACAGCTACGACCTTTTGTGGCGTAGTTTTATCGCGATAAAGTTCGGGGGCTGGGTTACACCATACTACGGACGCGCCAACGACGATGGAGTGCTCTATACATCAAATTTCACGCAGTTCCAGCCGCTCGAGCTTGAAGAAATATGGAACTACGATACGATAATATCCCCTGATAGCTCGGATACCACCATAGATTCAACTCTTGCCATGGCTAAATCCCACTATGCTTTTGGTATAGACGCTATAGGTTTGAGAATAGACCAGTGGGTTGAGTCGAGCACCGGACTTGACAGCTTTATAATAGTTAAATGGATCATAAGCACACCCGAAACACTTGAGGATGGAAACATTCTGGTCATGTTCGACTTTGATGTCCCCGACTTCGATTACGACAACGATCAGGTTTTTACTGTTCCGGGGCATCTTGCCGCGGGAGTCCGCGCGGACACTATAAATCCGCGTTCAGCAGGGTTCGCATGGCTAAGTCATTGTGATAGCTGCTTTCTCGTTAATACTATCGACTGGTTCGAGCATGGAAGAAATATCGACTCACTTGTGAAACTTATGAGCGGGCGATTCTGGGAAGGAAGCACATACTGTACCTCCCCGCCGTGCCCACCGTGGCTGGATAATGCGGCAGGCGATGTGGGAATAGGAGTGGTGGTTCATGTTCCTCGAATAGTCCCCGACAAACCTGAAACGCTAAAATTCGCTTTCATAGCAGCCGATTACCCTTCAGGTGTGATAGCAACGGTCGAAAGGCTCGATACCATGAAAATTGAAGAGAAAACTATCCCGAAAAAGCAACAGCTATCTTTAAGGGTGTTCCCAAATCCCTTCAACAAAGCGTTGTGGATAAATGTACCCGACGAATGCACCAGGCTCGACATAATCGATGGCTCAGGAAAAGTAGTTGGTCAACTGGCGCCGACAGGAAAACACATCCTTTGGCACCCCAAGGGACTACCATCCGGCACATACTTCATTAGAGCAATAACGAATAACGGAATCTTCGTCGTTAAGGCGATTTATCTTAAATAA
- a CDS encoding deoxyribonuclease IV encodes MQLIGAHMSIAGGVDKAIDRGEELGCTAIQIFVKQARKLFDRPIKDETVKLWHEKVEKSKVVRAIIAHTGYLINLASPDDEMWEKYIQAMADEMNRCDRLGIENIVMHPGTPKGKSEDWGIKRIAQAVDIIYDKYGPSVNIALETTAGQGQSLGWKFEHIRDIIAQSKHREKLRVVFDTCHVFAAGYDFTTKEKYEKVWEEFDKIIGLKLLVGIHVNDSKHPLGSRKDRHEHIGRGLIGIEPFKFLMQDERFEELPKVLETPKENDWDVKNLKLLWELSGQQPPVKL; translated from the coding sequence ATGCAACTTATAGGTGCTCACATGTCGATAGCCGGCGGTGTTGATAAGGCAATCGATCGGGGGGAAGAGCTGGGCTGCACGGCGATCCAGATTTTTGTCAAACAAGCTCGTAAGCTTTTCGACAGACCCATAAAAGACGAGACAGTTAAGCTGTGGCACGAGAAGGTTGAGAAATCTAAGGTGGTAAGGGCAATAATTGCTCACACTGGATATCTTATTAATCTTGCCTCGCCCGACGACGAAATGTGGGAGAAGTACATTCAGGCTATGGCAGATGAGATGAATAGATGTGATAGGCTTGGAATCGAGAACATAGTCATGCATCCCGGTACTCCCAAGGGCAAGTCAGAGGACTGGGGAATAAAGCGCATAGCACAAGCCGTGGACATAATTTACGACAAATACGGTCCCTCAGTTAATATAGCGCTTGAAACAACTGCAGGACAGGGACAAAGCCTTGGCTGGAAATTTGAACACATAAGGGACATTATAGCGCAATCAAAGCACAGGGAAAAGCTACGCGTGGTGTTCGACACATGCCATGTTTTCGCTGCAGGATACGACTTCACTACCAAGGAAAAATATGAGAAAGTGTGGGAAGAGTTCGACAAAATTATAGGACTCAAGCTACTTGTTGGTATCCATGTTAACGATTCCAAGCATCCGCTGGGTTCCAGAAAAGATCGCCACGAGCACATTGGAAGAGGATTAATAGGGATTGAGCCATTCAAATTCCTTATGCAGGACGAAAGGTTCGAGGAGTTGCCCAAAGTTCTTGAAACACCCAAGGAAAACGATTGGGATGTTAAGAATCTTAAGCTTTTGTGGGAGCTTTCGGGGCAGCAACCGCCTGTAAAACTTTAA
- the ruvX gene encoding Holliday junction resolvase RuvX: MKRIMSIDYGTKWVGIAITDAERKVALPFDVLEYRGEDELVEWLEKFVSEWDVETVVLGLPIHLSGDESRMSQRVRTIADKIKKRISVSVDLWDERLTSKEAARVISELGKKSKDYEKVLNKISATLILQSYLEAKRGRERNYDEREV; the protein is encoded by the coding sequence ATGAAGAGAATAATGAGCATAGATTACGGTACTAAATGGGTTGGCATAGCGATAACTGATGCTGAGCGAAAAGTAGCGTTACCTTTCGATGTATTGGAGTATCGTGGGGAAGATGAACTTGTGGAATGGCTCGAAAAATTTGTTTCTGAGTGGGATGTCGAAACTGTAGTTTTGGGGTTGCCCATTCATCTTTCTGGTGATGAGTCGCGAATGAGCCAGCGAGTTCGCACGATTGCTGACAAAATAAAAAAGCGCATCAGCGTTAGTGTCGATTTATGGGACGAAAGACTAACCTCAAAAGAGGCGGCTCGTGTTATAAGTGAGCTTGGCAAAAAAAGCAAAGATTACGAGAAAGTGCTGAATAAAATTTCGGCTACACTGATTCTTCAAAGTTACCTTGAGGCGAAAAGGGGACGAGAGAGGAATTACGATGAACGAGAGGTCTAA
- the mltG gene encoding endolytic transglycosylase MltG, with product MNERSKDLIAILLLLVFGALVWWFLYLVFAESSSKPFDKPVIVEIPHGATSRAVAHILAESGVLLRPNLFVLIAKVAGFESKLRAGYFRFKYRPSVWRCLQMLTRGGSFDVKITIPEGFTIYEIAGLVRRELGVDSVSFLQACRDTAILRKYSIDAPSMEGFLFPETYLVPKGISSESLIAIFHHEFRRRWRPEWSARAESLGLTLEQVVTLASIIEAEAHVKDEQGVISSVYHNRLKRGMPLQADPTAAYGLAKINEPVTPEDLRSKTPYNTYIYCGLPPGPICNPGEDAIKAALYPESTDYLYFVSRMDGTHIFSKTLKEHNKAINRVRRLIKVNKAKNKI from the coding sequence ATGAACGAGAGGTCTAAAGATTTGATCGCTATTCTTTTGCTTCTGGTTTTTGGGGCTTTAGTATGGTGGTTTTTGTATCTGGTTTTTGCCGAAAGTTCATCAAAGCCGTTTGATAAACCCGTCATAGTCGAGATACCACATGGTGCTACATCCAGAGCGGTAGCGCATATTCTTGCCGAAAGTGGTGTTTTGCTTCGCCCCAATCTTTTCGTCCTTATAGCGAAAGTCGCGGGTTTTGAAAGCAAACTTAGAGCAGGTTATTTCAGGTTTAAGTATCGCCCAAGCGTGTGGCGATGTTTGCAAATGCTAACGAGGGGAGGAAGCTTCGATGTTAAGATAACAATTCCTGAAGGGTTTACTATATATGAGATAGCCGGTCTTGTGCGGCGTGAGCTCGGTGTGGATTCCGTAAGTTTTCTTCAAGCGTGTCGGGATACCGCAATTCTCAGGAAATATAGTATTGATGCACCTTCGATGGAAGGTTTTTTGTTTCCGGAGACATATCTTGTGCCCAAGGGCATAAGTTCTGAAAGTCTTATCGCGATTTTTCACCATGAATTTCGTCGTCGCTGGCGGCCGGAATGGAGTGCGAGAGCAGAATCGCTTGGACTAACATTGGAGCAGGTTGTTACCCTTGCGTCGATAATAGAAGCTGAGGCTCATGTAAAAGACGAACAGGGCGTTATCTCAAGCGTATATCACAACAGATTAAAGCGCGGGATGCCGCTTCAGGCAGACCCAACGGCAGCCTATGGACTGGCGAAAATAAACGAACCAGTAACGCCAGAGGACCTGAGAAGTAAAACGCCTTACAACACATACATTTATTGTGGCTTGCCACCGGGGCCTATCTGTAACCCAGGTGAGGATGCTATTAAAGCCGCGCTCTATCCTGAATCGACCGATTACCTTTACTTTGTTTCGCGAATGGACGGGACACACATATTTTCAAAGACGCTTAAGGAGCACAACAAAGCAATAAATAGAGTTCGCAGGTTAATTAAAGTTAACAAAGCTAAGAACAAGATATAA
- a CDS encoding thioredoxin fold domain-containing protein, with product MRKIALALLVLVAFSLLWGEDSKQNSIGWLSISKAESLSRANGKPMMVYIYSNGCAWCRKFVRKTLSNPDIVKLVNEKFVPTKVNLSSNKTVRFHSKTLKEKYLGRVFLVRGTPTTVFLQNADSIIAKLPGFINHNDFQLVLKYIGDGWYKDMTYKDFVESEKKLKSSQ from the coding sequence ATGAGAAAGATAGCGTTAGCACTGCTCGTACTGGTCGCCTTTTCACTTTTATGGGGTGAGGATTCCAAACAAAACTCAATAGGCTGGCTTTCAATTTCCAAGGCTGAAAGCCTTTCCAGAGCCAACGGAAAACCAATGATGGTGTATATCTACAGCAATGGCTGCGCATGGTGCCGAAAGTTCGTCAGAAAAACGCTTTCCAATCCGGATATAGTAAAACTTGTAAACGAAAAATTCGTTCCGACAAAAGTAAACCTTTCTTCAAATAAAACTGTCAGGTTTCACTCCAAAACATTAAAGGAAAAGTATCTTGGACGAGTTTTCCTTGTTCGCGGAACACCTACCACCGTATTTCTCCAAAACGCAGATAGTATAATAGCAAAGCTTCCCGGCTTTATCAATCACAATGATTTCCAGCTCGTTTTAAAATATATTGGTGATGGCTGGTATAAGGACATGACCTATAAGGATTTTGTGGAAAGCGAGAAAAAACTTAAAAGCAGTCAATAA